One segment of Rhodothermales bacterium DNA contains the following:
- a CDS encoding sigma-70 family RNA polymerase sigma factor, translating to MQYDGLVTQLLVEHQNGNKEAADKLFELVYDELRGMARRELHFRSPGKTINTTGLVHEAYLKMFDRSDATWNDRVHFFSVTAKAMRQILVDYARRVKAKKRGGDVEHTELNASIISGSETPIDILDLDDAMKRLEEMNPRLSQIVECRYFGGMSIEETAALLDVSTRTVDRDWLKAKAFLYMALRGEV from the coding sequence ATGCAGTACGATGGTTTGGTGACTCAGCTCCTCGTTGAGCACCAGAACGGTAACAAGGAGGCAGCCGACAAGCTGTTCGAGCTCGTTTATGACGAGTTGCGCGGCATGGCGCGCCGGGAATTGCATTTCCGCAGCCCGGGCAAGACCATCAACACAACGGGGTTGGTCCACGAGGCGTATCTGAAGATGTTCGACCGGTCCGATGCCACGTGGAACGACCGGGTCCACTTCTTCTCGGTGACTGCCAAAGCCATGCGTCAGATCCTGGTGGACTACGCGCGCCGGGTCAAGGCCAAGAAACGCGGCGGAGATGTGGAACACACGGAATTGAACGCATCCATCATCAGTGGGTCCGAAACACCCATCGACATCCTCGATCTGGACGATGCGATGAAACGGCTGGAGGAGATGAACCCGCGCCTGTCCCAGATCGTGGAATGCCGCTATTTCGGGGGCATGTCCATCGAAGAAACCGCGGCTCTGCTGGACGTGTCCACGCGTACGGTGGACCGG
- the smc gene encoding chromosome segregation protein SMC: MYLSKLELHGFKSFAERTVVDFAPGVTCVVGPNGCGKSNVVDAVRWVIGEQRARILRSDKMDNVIFNGTSKRRSLGMAEVMLTIENTRGILPIEYSEVTIGRRLFRSGESEYLLNGVQCRLKDITDLFMDTGMGAGAYSVIELKMIEELLSDNTQDRRHLFEEAAGITKYKVRRGQTLRKLKSTQVDLDRVRDLTDELDKRVASLERQARKATKHKEYESRLHFLELSLAGLEYDELTGQQTTLSAERTSFAEQAAGLSAKVSAEEATHEALRADHVTREKAVSEAQTLLSDHTDKLRAAESDLRISTERLSTISRDMTRLAEEETTDAAQRDMLLRLKTRAEQDISDAQPAADVAEKSLTDARRIRDEAQNTQQRHQVKLHNLRLEERTVTTRRVEQQRQLDRLSSRLEVITAEMDERRTALEGLGAGDGDLETRLGEVRSRVDAAVTARKSAEKALNEALSSRSERNDALEGAREALRGAERALDAAGAEVALLEGLLGSFEDFGESVQFLAEESSWTSREMLTVADVVSCDDAVRPAVDAALGAWAGCIVVETDAEARAAVRALRSSEKGRVTFLVLERLARVEPSATQAASNVGSAVSSGSEASVSPLRAHVRTTSDRWAPLLDLLFHDAWLVEGDLDSVTADGSGRFFTASGEWADARGAWHAGGPAGGSSAAASRLGRREQLEVARRTRDACAERAEEARGAVDTARTALEALDIDALRRSLDERRATQVEAEKELARLDYEQETVVRRRQEIQTRLATLEDQRTATESELQSVTADLKKLTVQVAELQQKRGDAEAAFQDIEEASREAFGLFNEANITAVQTRNRLDNLRRDLARTTNDLENLDKRATDRQSTLATLTDQKATTEKRCATLSEQIRDLQEARGALDEAVSQARNRLMDTRVEISDLEVRLRDLRREKETAVKEESRREVRLAEIATRLEDLIRSVSEDFEVDLTAYEVDVDEDFNRAEAKREVHDLRNRIRQMGPVNALALESFEEEKERLTFLREQLDDLEKAESTLMTTITEINTTASRRFNETFGAIQENFRRLFADLFGEGAAADVVLQDESDPLESEIEIFAKPRGKKPSVLAQLSGGEKTLTAIALLFSIYLVKPSPFCILDEVDAPLDDANVDRFMQLIRTFSDSTQFVLVTHNKRTMEAADRMYGITMQEQGVSKLVGVKFEDGLQLVA, translated from the coding sequence ATGTACCTGAGCAAACTGGAGCTCCACGGCTTCAAGAGTTTCGCCGAACGAACCGTCGTCGACTTCGCCCCCGGGGTAACCTGTGTGGTCGGCCCGAACGGGTGCGGCAAATCAAACGTCGTGGACGCCGTCCGCTGGGTCATCGGCGAACAGCGCGCACGCATCCTGCGCAGCGACAAAATGGATAACGTCATCTTCAATGGTACGTCCAAAAGACGCAGTTTGGGGATGGCCGAGGTCATGCTGACCATCGAAAACACGCGTGGCATCCTCCCTATCGAGTATTCCGAGGTAACCATCGGGCGTCGGCTGTTCCGGTCGGGCGAGTCGGAATATCTGCTGAACGGGGTGCAGTGTCGACTGAAGGACATCACCGACCTGTTCATGGATACGGGAATGGGCGCAGGCGCCTATTCGGTCATTGAGCTGAAGATGATCGAGGAACTGCTGTCGGACAATACCCAGGACCGGAGGCACCTGTTCGAGGAGGCCGCCGGCATCACGAAATACAAGGTGCGCCGGGGGCAGACCCTGCGCAAACTCAAGAGCACGCAGGTGGATCTGGACCGGGTCCGGGACCTGACCGACGAGCTCGACAAGCGGGTGGCCTCGCTGGAACGCCAGGCCCGCAAGGCCACGAAGCACAAGGAGTACGAATCGCGGCTCCATTTCCTGGAGTTGTCGCTGGCCGGACTGGAATACGACGAATTGACGGGGCAGCAGACCACGTTGTCCGCTGAGCGCACGTCATTTGCCGAGCAGGCCGCCGGGTTGTCGGCGAAGGTGTCGGCCGAAGAGGCCACGCACGAAGCACTGCGGGCGGATCACGTTACGCGCGAGAAGGCGGTCTCTGAAGCCCAGACGCTGCTCAGCGACCATACGGACAAGCTGCGCGCCGCCGAATCGGACCTGCGCATAAGCACCGAGCGCCTGTCCACCATCAGCCGGGACATGACCCGTCTGGCCGAGGAGGAAACGACCGATGCCGCGCAGCGCGACATGCTGCTGCGCCTGAAAACCCGCGCGGAACAGGATATTTCCGATGCGCAGCCCGCCGCCGACGTCGCTGAGAAATCGCTGACCGATGCGCGGCGCATCCGTGACGAGGCGCAGAACACGCAGCAGCGGCACCAGGTGAAGCTGCACAATCTACGATTGGAAGAGCGCACCGTGACCACGCGGCGTGTGGAGCAGCAACGGCAGTTGGACCGGTTGTCGTCCCGTCTGGAGGTCATAACGGCCGAAATGGACGAGCGCCGCACGGCCCTCGAAGGGCTGGGTGCCGGCGACGGTGACCTGGAAACGCGGCTCGGCGAAGTCCGCAGCCGGGTCGATGCCGCCGTTACCGCCCGCAAATCAGCTGAAAAAGCACTGAACGAGGCGCTCTCGTCGCGTTCCGAGCGGAACGATGCATTGGAAGGGGCGCGCGAGGCGCTCCGTGGCGCCGAGCGCGCACTCGACGCCGCGGGTGCCGAAGTCGCCCTGCTCGAGGGGCTGCTGGGCAGCTTCGAGGATTTCGGCGAGTCGGTCCAGTTCCTGGCCGAGGAATCCTCATGGACGTCCCGCGAAATGCTGACGGTCGCCGATGTGGTGTCGTGCGACGACGCGGTTCGGCCCGCCGTCGATGCCGCACTCGGCGCCTGGGCCGGCTGCATCGTGGTGGAAACCGACGCCGAAGCCCGCGCCGCCGTTCGCGCCCTGCGCAGCAGCGAAAAAGGCCGCGTCACATTTCTGGTATTGGAGCGGTTGGCTCGGGTTGAGCCTTCGGCCACCCAGGCCGCCTCCAACGTGGGCTCTGCCGTTTCGTCCGGTTCGGAAGCAAGCGTTTCACCCCTCCGCGCGCACGTACGCACTACCTCGGACCGCTGGGCGCCCCTGCTGGACCTGCTCTTCCACGATGCCTGGCTGGTGGAGGGCGATCTGGACAGCGTGACCGCTGACGGCTCTGGCCGCTTCTTCACCGCATCCGGCGAGTGGGCCGATGCGCGCGGTGCCTGGCATGCCGGTGGCCCGGCCGGGGGCAGCTCGGCCGCCGCGTCCCGGCTTGGTCGTCGGGAGCAGCTGGAGGTGGCGCGCCGCACGCGGGACGCGTGCGCGGAGCGCGCCGAAGAGGCTCGCGGCGCCGTGGATACCGCCCGTACTGCGCTCGAAGCGCTGGACATCGACGCGCTCCGCCGCTCGTTGGACGAGCGGCGCGCCACCCAGGTGGAGGCCGAGAAGGAACTCGCCCGCCTGGATTACGAGCAGGAAACCGTTGTGCGCCGCCGCCAGGAAATCCAGACCCGACTGGCCACGCTCGAAGACCAGCGCACGGCGACCGAATCCGAATTGCAATCGGTGACTGCCGACCTGAAGAAACTGACCGTGCAGGTTGCGGAGCTGCAGCAGAAGCGGGGCGACGCGGAAGCGGCCTTCCAGGACATCGAAGAGGCCAGCCGCGAGGCGTTCGGGCTCTTCAATGAGGCCAACATCACGGCCGTGCAGACCCGCAACCGCCTGGACAACCTGCGACGGGATCTCGCACGGACCACGAACGACCTGGAGAACCTGGACAAGCGGGCCACGGACCGGCAGTCCACGCTAGCGACGCTCACGGACCAGAAGGCCACGACGGAAAAGCGCTGTGCCACCCTCTCCGAACAGATCCGGGACCTCCAGGAGGCCCGCGGTGCGTTGGATGAAGCCGTGTCACAGGCCCGGAATCGGCTCATGGATACCCGTGTCGAGATCTCCGACCTGGAAGTCCGTCTGCGCGATCTGCGCCGGGAAAAAGAGACGGCTGTCAAGGAAGAATCCCGCCGGGAAGTCCGTCTCGCGGAAATCGCCACCCGTCTGGAGGACCTCATCCGGTCGGTGTCCGAGGACTTCGAAGTCGACCTGACAGCGTACGAAGTGGACGTGGACGAGGATTTCAATCGCGCGGAAGCCAAACGCGAGGTCCACGACCTGCGCAACCGCATCCGCCAGATGGGCCCCGTGAATGCGCTCGCCCTGGAGTCGTTCGAGGAAGAGAAGGAACGCCTGACCTTTCTCCGCGAGCAGTTGGACGACCTGGAGAAGGCCGAGTCCACGCTCATGACCACCATCACGGAAATCAATACGACTGCCAGCCGCCGTTTCAACGAAACGTTCGGGGCCATCCAGGAGAATTTCCGCCGGTTGTTCGCCGACCTGTTCGGGGAGGGCGCCGCGGCCGATGTCGTGCTGCAGGACGAGTCCGACCCCTTGGAGTCGGAAATCGAGATCTTCGCCAAGCCCCGAGGCAAGAAGCCGAGTGTCCTGGCCCAGTTGTCCGGTGGCGAGAAAACGCTGACCGCCATCGCGCTGCTGTTCTCCATCTACCTCGTCAAACCCAGCCCGTTCTGCATCCTGGACGAGGTCGATGCGCCCCTCGACGACGCCAACGTGGACCGCTTCATGCAGCTCATCCGCACGTTCTCAGACTCGACGCAGTTCGTGCTCGTGACGCACAACAAGCGCACCATGGAAGCCGCCGACCGCATGTACGGCATTACCATGCAGGAGCAGGGCGTCTCCAAGCTCGTCGGTGTCAAGTTCGAGGATGGCCTGCAGTTGGTAGCGTAA
- a CDS encoding prolyl oligopeptidase family serine peptidase, with product MLVRLVAFVALVLLTFPAAGQQAALRTTAQQSELTVAKIMQEQTTWVGSSPRSVSWTEDGEWIHFWWNPQGAFPADSLFRVPAAGGEPEQVPAAERRDVQPLFSGWAHGSGTYTEDFRYKVFQDDGDLFVLDRQTGALDRLTTTVDVESGARFTPDGTGIVFQRGGQVYRLDRATGRVVQLTNLRSGKAPSDRNTDDAQDAWLRQQQIDLFDVVREQIQEREARDAQRDRDRTQDEAAWPPVHYYGDGFVVGLQVDPAERYASFQIGKRAEDKRTLVQNYVTESGYAEDLNARSKVGIEETGRPLFVQDLTTGDVVEVDFSQLPGMYDVVPLHRIEEGVAVDSSDARVVSASGPYWSPDGAWAVLDIFAEDNKDRWIARLDPSTGDLTVLDRQQDEAWIGGPGVRSWSGGIGWMPDGRTIHFQSERTGYSHLYTLDVVTGAVRQLTDGPFEVFSPQLSKDGRTWFFTSSEGSPFERHLFRMPVEGGTRTRLTETVGNHDATLHPDGDRAAILYSFTTQPPDLYVKAFGRQAERVTTSTTAEWRAYPWRTGEIVHIPASDGAEVPAQIFVPERPNGAAVLFVHGAGYLQNVHRWWSSYQREYMFHNMLADMGYTVLNVDYRASSGYGRDWRTAIYRWMGGRDLQDYVDASEYVGREHGIDPERVFIYGGSYGGFITLMALFTEPEHFGGGAALRSVTDWAHYNHGYTSNILNTPVTDSLAYVQSSPIYFADGLEDPLLMAHGVIDTNVQYQDIIRLAQRLIELGKIDWELASYPVEGHGFTEPSSWTDEYRRILELIQRSVGPD from the coding sequence ATGCTTGTTCGTCTTGTCGCGTTTGTCGCTCTCGTTCTTCTGACGTTCCCGGCCGCCGGCCAGCAGGCCGCACTTCGTACCACGGCCCAACAGTCCGAACTCACGGTCGCAAAGATCATGCAGGAGCAGACCACGTGGGTGGGCTCCAGTCCGCGCTCGGTCTCGTGGACGGAAGACGGCGAGTGGATCCATTTCTGGTGGAACCCGCAAGGGGCCTTTCCGGCCGACTCCCTGTTCCGCGTACCGGCCGCCGGGGGTGAACCCGAGCAGGTGCCTGCGGCGGAGCGACGGGACGTACAGCCGTTGTTTTCCGGTTGGGCACATGGCTCCGGCACCTACACGGAGGATTTCCGATACAAGGTTTTCCAGGACGATGGGGATCTGTTTGTGTTGGACCGTCAGACAGGCGCGCTCGATCGGTTGACGACAACGGTCGATGTGGAGTCCGGGGCGCGGTTCACGCCGGACGGCACCGGGATTGTGTTCCAGCGCGGCGGGCAGGTATACCGGTTGGACCGCGCGACGGGCCGGGTTGTCCAGCTCACGAACCTGCGCTCGGGCAAGGCCCCGTCGGACCGGAATACGGATGATGCACAGGATGCATGGCTCCGGCAGCAACAGATAGACTTGTTCGATGTAGTGCGCGAACAGATCCAGGAACGGGAAGCCCGCGATGCGCAGCGGGATCGCGACCGGACGCAGGACGAAGCCGCCTGGCCCCCCGTCCACTACTACGGGGATGGATTCGTGGTCGGATTGCAGGTGGATCCGGCGGAGCGGTACGCCTCGTTCCAGATCGGGAAACGCGCCGAAGACAAGCGCACGCTCGTCCAGAATTACGTCACGGAATCCGGATACGCCGAGGACCTGAACGCCCGGTCGAAGGTGGGTATTGAGGAGACGGGTCGGCCGTTGTTTGTTCAGGATCTGACGACGGGCGACGTGGTCGAGGTGGACTTTTCGCAGTTGCCTGGCATGTACGATGTGGTGCCGCTGCATCGGATCGAAGAGGGCGTGGCCGTGGACAGTTCGGATGCGCGGGTTGTAAGCGCGTCGGGCCCTTACTGGAGCCCGGATGGCGCCTGGGCCGTGCTGGACATCTTCGCCGAGGACAACAAGGACCGCTGGATTGCACGTCTGGATCCGTCCACGGGCGACCTGACCGTGTTGGACCGGCAGCAGGATGAGGCCTGGATTGGCGGGCCGGGGGTTCGCTCCTGGAGTGGCGGCATCGGGTGGATGCCGGACGGTCGCACCATCCACTTCCAGAGCGAGCGGACCGGCTACTCCCACCTGTACACCTTGGACGTGGTCACGGGAGCGGTCCGGCAGCTCACAGACGGCCCGTTTGAGGTCTTCAGTCCGCAATTGTCGAAGGATGGCCGAACCTGGTTTTTTACGTCCAGCGAGGGTTCACCTTTTGAGCGCCACTTGTTTCGGATGCCTGTCGAGGGTGGAACGCGGACACGTTTGACGGAAACCGTCGGCAATCACGATGCGACGCTGCACCCGGACGGGGATCGTGCGGCGATCCTGTATTCCTTTACCACGCAGCCGCCGGACCTGTACGTGAAGGCGTTCGGTCGCCAGGCGGAGCGTGTGACCACGTCGACCACGGCCGAGTGGCGCGCCTATCCCTGGCGCACGGGCGAAATCGTGCATATCCCGGCGTCCGACGGCGCCGAAGTCCCCGCCCAGATATTCGTGCCGGAGCGGCCCAATGGCGCGGCGGTCCTGTTCGTCCACGGGGCCGGCTATCTGCAGAACGTGCACCGGTGGTGGAGCTCCTATCAGCGCGAGTACATGTTTCATAACATGTTGGCGGACATGGGATACACCGTCTTGAACGTGGACTATCGGGCATCGTCCGGGTACGGGCGGGATTGGCGGACGGCCATCTACCGCTGGATGGGCGGACGCGATCTGCAGGATTATGTGGATGCGTCGGAGTACGTGGGCCGGGAGCACGGCATCGATCCTGAACGGGTGTTCATCTACGGCGGATCGTACGGCGGATTCATCACGCTGATGGCGCTGTTCACCGAGCCGGAGCATTTCGGGGGCGGGGCGGCACTGCGCAGCGTCACCGACTGGGCCCACTACAACCACGGATACACCTCCAACATCCTGAACACGCCGGTCACCGATTCCCTGGCGTACGTGCAGTCATCGCCCATCTATTTCGCCGACGGACTCGAGGACCCGCTGCTCATGGCGCATGGCGTCATCGACACCAACGTCCAGTACCAGGACATCATCCGGCTGGCCCAGCGTCTGATAGAACTCGGCAAGATCGATTGGGAGCTGGCATCCTACCCGGTGGAAGGCCACGGCTTCACCGAGCCCTCCTCCTGGACCGACGAATACCGCCGCATCCTGGAACTCATCCAGCGTTCGGTGGGACCGGATTGA
- the hprK gene encoding HPr(Ser) kinase/phosphatase — protein MSQRAPKTFKKDSITVAFAIEQLRKAVRVNIRPLNHVVDGERLITDASLHRPGLALAGYLDLFTHKRVQILGNTENRFLQHLEPERRREAFNNILKFAIPCLILTEDNELEKDLLDMATSAGVPVFSTPVPSTQFMYLLRDFLADQFALQQAVHGSLIDVYGIGLLIVGPPGIGKSEVALDLVERGHRLVADDVVMITRKEEEVLMGSGTDLVQHFMEIRGLGLVDVRAMFGVRAIRYQKRVEVVVNLHPWDSEEEYTRLGMVDEGYPVMGVELPLVKLPVTPGKNVTVLCEVIAMNHILRHYGYDPAKVFAERLATKIREKGSKTSGPSRGIEYFEHDYE, from the coding sequence ATGTCACAGCGCGCGCCCAAGACCTTCAAGAAGGATTCCATTACCGTCGCATTTGCCATCGAGCAGTTGCGCAAGGCCGTGCGCGTGAACATCCGGCCCCTGAACCACGTGGTCGATGGGGAACGCCTGATAACCGATGCCAGCCTCCATCGGCCCGGTCTGGCTCTGGCCGGCTATCTGGACCTGTTCACGCACAAGCGTGTGCAGATCCTGGGCAATACCGAGAACCGTTTTCTCCAGCACTTGGAGCCGGAACGTCGTCGGGAGGCCTTCAACAACATCCTGAAGTTTGCCATCCCCTGCCTCATCCTGACCGAGGACAATGAGCTCGAGAAGGACCTGCTGGACATGGCTACGAGCGCGGGCGTTCCCGTCTTCTCCACGCCGGTGCCGTCAACGCAGTTCATGTACCTGCTGCGGGACTTCCTGGCCGATCAATTTGCCCTTCAGCAAGCCGTGCATGGCTCTCTCATTGATGTCTACGGCATCGGGCTGCTGATTGTCGGGCCACCGGGCATCGGCAAAAGCGAAGTCGCCCTCGACCTGGTAGAGCGCGGGCATCGGCTGGTGGCGGACGATGTGGTCATGATCACGCGCAAGGAAGAAGAAGTGCTCATGGGTTCAGGCACCGATCTCGTCCAGCACTTCATGGAAATTCGCGGGTTGGGCCTGGTCGACGTGCGCGCCATGTTCGGTGTCCGGGCCATCCGGTACCAGAAGCGGGTGGAGGTCGTGGTGAACCTTCACCCCTGGGATTCCGAAGAGGAATACACGCGCTTGGGCATGGTCGATGAAGGCTACCCGGTCATGGGAGTGGAACTCCCCCTGGTCAAACTCCCGGTGACGCCCGGAAAGAACGTGACCGTCCTGTGCGAAGTGATTGCCATGAACCACATCCTGCGCCATTACGGATACGATCCGGCCAAGGTCTTCGCCGAACGCCTGGCTACGAAAATCCGCGAGAAAGGCAGCAAGACCTCTGGCCCCAGCCGCGGGATCGAGTACTTCGAGCACGATTACGAGTAG
- a CDS encoding AAA family ATPase, which produces MTQFDIAAVNDRIAQESAFVDDLLAEIGRVVVGQRYMVERLLIGLLGDGHVLLEGVPGLAKTLTVSSLAQAIGTEFQRIQFTPDLLPADVLGTLIFNPKEGIFTIKKGPIFANIILADEINRSPAKVQSALLEAMQERQVTIGDKTFPLEAPFLVLATQNPIEQEGTYPLPEAQVDRFMMKIKVGYPTREEELEIMRRMARTGDKVAVKPVVSPARILSARSVLNDLYMDERVEQYIVDLVVATREPEKVGLGTLKPLIEYGASPRATINLNLAGRAHAFLQHRAYVTPEDIRSVAMDVMRHRVAVTYEAEAEEITSEEIVQRFLDSVEVP; this is translated from the coding sequence ATGACCCAATTCGATATCGCAGCCGTAAACGACCGGATTGCCCAGGAAAGTGCCTTCGTGGACGACTTGTTGGCCGAAATCGGCCGCGTGGTCGTCGGCCAGCGCTATATGGTGGAGCGGCTGCTCATCGGTTTGCTCGGGGACGGTCACGTGCTGCTGGAAGGCGTACCCGGCCTGGCCAAGACCCTTACCGTATCGTCCCTGGCGCAGGCCATCGGCACCGAGTTCCAACGCATCCAGTTCACGCCGGACCTGTTGCCGGCCGATGTGCTCGGGACGCTCATCTTCAATCCGAAAGAAGGCATCTTCACCATCAAGAAGGGACCGATCTTCGCGAACATCATCCTGGCGGACGAAATCAACCGGTCGCCGGCCAAGGTCCAGAGCGCCCTGCTCGAGGCCATGCAGGAGCGGCAGGTGACCATTGGCGACAAGACGTTCCCGTTGGAAGCGCCGTTCCTGGTGCTGGCCACGCAGAACCCCATCGAGCAGGAGGGGACCTACCCGCTGCCGGAGGCGCAGGTGGACCGGTTCATGATGAAGATCAAGGTGGGTTACCCCACGCGTGAGGAAGAGCTCGAAATCATGCGCCGCATGGCCCGGACGGGGGACAAGGTGGCCGTCAAGCCGGTGGTTTCCCCTGCGCGGATCCTGTCGGCACGTTCGGTGCTCAACGATCTCTACATGGACGAGCGCGTCGAACAGTACATCGTGGATCTGGTGGTGGCCACGCGCGAACCGGAGAAGGTGGGGCTCGGCACCCTCAAGCCCTTGATCGAGTACGGCGCCTCGCCCCGCGCCACCATCAACCTGAACCTGGCCGGACGGGCCCACGCCTTCCTGCAGCACCGGGCGTACGTTACACCGGAAGACATCCGGTCGGTCGCCATGGACGTCATGCGGCATCGTGTAGCGGTGACCTACGAGGCGGAGGCCGAAGAAATCACGAGCGAGGAAATCGTACAGCGGTTCCTGGACTCGGTAGAGGTACCCTGA